In Bactrocera neohumeralis isolate Rockhampton chromosome 5, APGP_CSIRO_Bneo_wtdbg2-racon-allhic-juicebox.fasta_v2, whole genome shotgun sequence, the genomic window ATTCGGGGAGGGTAAAAAGGGTAACACTCTTAAATCCTGCCATGTTCTGAGGTTTATTTCTACGTCGGATGTAGTACCTTTTTATGGTTATGGGGACTCTGATATCTATAGGACTATATCGATTCTTTGTATACTCTGTTTTGCTTCAGGTTGAGTGGGCAGTAGCACCTCGTAAATAAGAGAGTACTACCAGcaaaaggaattaaaaaataagttactGCCGAATTTAAGCGAATTGATTCTGCATTCTCAACAGCGACAACCAAAGCGATAGATCCGTCTTCTCCACAAACGGATCTATGTAACCGGAAAGCCCTATCAAGCATTGTTAACAATAGTCCTCAAAATTCCCATTCCATTCCCACAACAGTCGGCTCTAAGCAactggaacggacccggattttaaTGCGGCCAAGGTCactattttttcgaaatcactttctctgccgctacaacaacaacattcctTCCAATTATTTGGGAAATCTTTTCTTCTcctacaacaaacaaataattttgaggaaTAAGGAATACCCTATACTATTTTTCTTCAAACACGCTATCGAGGTGTTCCATTTCCGGTTGATATTCAAGGTTAATATTCCGGTTGATAAGAAAGCTgataaataatgtaataatattttcttctgaTGGTATTTCACTAGCCACAATCGTATTTTAGAGAGCAAGTATTATTAAAAGGGGCGTTGATACACCCACAACCCCTTGCCGACTCGCTTTTGTTTGCGCTTTTACTTTGTGAGAAGACAAAACATTGGATTGCaaacacatacgtacatacaaacatacattttagCAGCGCAGTGAGAACACTATTCCATCTGTCTTCAGCGTATAGGCAAAAGCTTTGAAAGCTGCGCATTGCATACGGGATTCTCAGTTGCTCTTCAGAAATATTCGAATAAAGTCTAACAAGTCCATTCTACACTTAACGGCTTCAATTAAACATTGTAAAAGTTTCCAGCAAATTATAAACAAGTGCACTTCAGCTTCAATTACAGATACTAGTATCACAAAAGTGCCCACAAAAACTGCGCACAATGTccagtaataaaaaataagatttatttCAGCCAAATTTACGCGCATTGCttcattttacattttcttgTCACAGATCCCGCCACTGGCGTCTCCTCTAAGCTGCTGTTGAGCATCGGCATAGGGGTTGGGGTGACCGCAGTGTCAGGTGCCTCCTATCTGTATTACAAATATTGGAAAGAGAATGCCATACCGGAGCAATGGCAACGTGTGGGTACATTAGAAATGCTCGAGTTCTTCCCAATCAAGTCTTGTGCGCCGCTTAAATTCCCAGAGGGCACTGAACTGGAGTGCGAAGTACTCGGTCTACGCTATGAAGGTTGTCGCGATCGTGCTTTGATGCTGGTCGACAAAGATGACGTAATGATAACGGCACGTGGCTATCCCAAGATGGTGCTGATAAACTCCAGACTGGTCACACCGACAAAACTCGAAATCAATGCACCAGGCATGGAGACTTTGGAGTTGGATTTCAAGAAGCTAATTGAAGAAGCACCGGGCAGAGACATACATACAGCTGTGTTTGGTGCCAAACTGGATGCGATGCTGTGTGGCGAAAAGTATGACAAGTGGTTTTCACAATTTATACTTGGTCAGGAGAGTGGTCTGAAACTTGTGTATCACCCATATCAGGAGCCTCTGAAGCCAATCGACAAGGATTTGGCCAAAGAGCCGCACATCAAAAAATCGGACACGGTAGGCAAACCTTTTCAGCTATCCGCTCAatgcatacatttgtatatttacattattttggcAAACAAGAATTTTTACGACATAAACTGTAAATTATCTTATCACTTAATGAGAGTACAGCCGCTGTTGTTAATTTCTTATCAGACATTGTAAATTATATTGATAGAAGACAGAGTTTAACATTTTCAGGGTGCCTTCGCTGATGCTACCAGTTACATGATGATGAATTTGTCTTCTGTTGATGATCTCAATAAACGCCTACCGCGCCCCATAAAACCAATTCAGTTCCGTGgcggtttttatttaaaaatggatAAGAACGAGCCATACGCCGAGGATTCTTACGACTGGGTTAAAGTCGGCAGTGAGGCGGTGTTTCGCAAAGTGGCGCCGTGCCGTCGCTGCATTTTGCCCAATATCAATCCGGAGACCGGTGAGCGCGACCCTGAGAATAATCCTTTGAAAACGCTAAAAACGTGAGTAGCATTTGTAGCACGTTCCCTATTcacgaaacaaaaatatttgtatgccgTTGCAACAACTGATTTTAGGTATCGCTGCTTTGAGAATAATCCGAGTCCCGTGTTGGGCATACATTTGGGGCTACGTAAGGCAGGGAAAATAAAACGTGGTGATGTAATTTACGTTGGCGTACAAAAATGAGATATTTATCTTGCATATTGTcttttacacacatatttaatatatatcttATAACTCGTTAAACAGTTTAATTTGGCTTTAtgatttcttttgcttttacaacgaatgtaaatacatatttaataaaatatcgaaTTCCAGCGATTATTTTCgtactttatatttaaatttatagctCTGCTTTATTTAATGTTATATTATAACGCTTTTTtagcacatacatacttttttacatgtgtatgtacaaaaaatatatattgtatatattctcTTATTTCGTGTGCACTTTAAATCAGTAAATGTGATTATTTTCTTATGCTGAACTTAGCCAATGACCCATCTACAATGCTTTGCGCCTTGGCTCATACAACGTATAACAATAAGAATTATTGTTCggaatattaaatacatattcgcatgcatatacataaataatgatggtaaaaaaaaaataatataaagtaaaacaaagattttagtttaatataaatatgtgataTTCAAAATGTAAATACGTATGGTATTTAGAATAAATTTGCATGGAAAACGTTTGCAGTATTTCAGTTTGCAACACAACTCTGCCATGCCAGTCCACCGCAGAACATACTTATAATCACATagattacaaatattattattaacacCACCACTACATAGATGCGAACCTTTTTCCAGAACATTTGTCGTGCCAAATTACGTGATGCCTTACGGAATGCAACAGACtgaaaaatacaataaagaATGATAAAGAAGCTTCTTCAAATTCAGTAATATTGTTACTCACATTATTACTAAGATTTTCCGTTTTATTCACAAGCAATTCCAATCTTTCGCCTCGATCACGAAGACTATCTATAAGTAGAAAACGTGTAACATATTAGACATTTTACTTTAAGTAAGTCTATTTTACAGATATTATGGCTAATGATTTCTATCTCtaaaacaaagttttatttaCGCTATGATAAATTATTGTGTACTTTAACATACCTATATTTTTCACCATTATATCTTTTAATTCGTCAATTTGGCCATGGACTCGCGAAATCATGTCCACCTCCCGCGACTGACTGAAATGTGTCATTTGTTCCGCCAGTACCTTCGAAAACTCGGTATTCATTGCATAGGCAATAGCTGTCGCCACTTGCAGtccataagtatgtataaacttCTGTTTAATGTCAGCCAGAAATAAAAAGGCTCGTGTACGATCAAATTCCTACAAAAGAGATTAGGCTTTtattacacatttatttaaGCAAATGCGTTGTACTTACGTTGTCTGTGATGCACATATAGATTATGCGATTTTCACATATATAATGTATTAAATATTCGCCATGCGAATATGTCAATTTGTGATTCTCCATTGCGATTTTAGAGATTATCTGTTCGGTGACCTCGGCAAAGTTTCCCACACACTCCGCATATTTAGCCAGCACGGTGCTGCCCCGAGATATTACGCTGTATAGAATAGGCATTTTGTTTGATTGTTAACACTTCTAAAGTAACAAAGTTTCCAACTTCAACCCAAGACTGTGTCTTCTTACGACTGTTCCACGTTTTCTGTAGTTTTTGAAGATTTGTGATATGTTGCAGCTATTTTCGAAGAATAAtcaattttttagtatttaatttttttttgttttgattcttATAATTTGCTGGGATAAGAAGAGAAAACAGAAACAATAATACAGTGACGCATCataataaaatgcaacaacTGACGGGTTTCCCCCTACAACTTCTATTTACTTGAGTGTCGCAGGTAATATagtaagatacatatgtatgtggcagcCACAAAGAAGCcttgcataaaatatatatttacatactttttgCAAATACATTTAGGCTAGATAATACCTGCTATTTTTTGTTAGAAGCCATTATAAGATtatgtttttgattttgaaaatctgCCGAAAAGTAGTTCCATAATTAGCTTGGATGTTTGCACAAAGAACATCTACATTACTGcctcataattaatttttaagaaagtaTAAGCAATTATAAAACTCTCGCCTATTTAACGCAATTCATTTTACTCACATCTCAAATTTCACAATTGTAGCTGCAACCAAAGGTCAGCAATTCACATTATCTTAACTtcgttgaaaatataaaatgcaactGCACTTATTCTCTGTCAAAATATAATTGCGttgttgttaaaatatgaaaagcGATATAGCAAGTTACAGAGTGATACATAGTATTAAGAAATATAATCGGTAAGGCGAATTCAAAACTGCTGTTTGCAAAAGTGAAATCTAAAATTGCTATGGATAAGttatcttaaaataaaattgtaattaatttgtttagatAAGTATGCAGTTATCGTTTATTTGCACACCAATTATCCATATAAGGAATTTACAATCGCTGCGGATATACTTTCTCTAGTGAcagtttctttttttcaaatgttggcatCTCTATTACTCCTTGAACTGTTTGTTGTTTCTTGTAGACTTTTCGCATTAAGtatttgcaaatttcaaaacgattttgTTACCTGATTAAAATTGGAATTCTCAATGACTACAAAGCTAAAAAAATGTCCATATGGCGAGCAGTGTTACAGGAAAAATCCCATACATTTTGGGGAATTTTCACATCCTCATTGTATGTAGTATTTCTTACAAAAtaaaacatgtatatatgtaaattataattCCAAACATTGCAGTGGACGAGATATATGCAAAAGGATTAGACCCAGAAACCAAGAAGTATGTAATTCCTGATGAACTCTTTATGACAGCGGAATTAATAGAAACTCAGTTGAAATTACTCGAAAAACTGTTTCCAAAAGCAGGTCCTAGCAGTACAGCAAGTAGCAAAACTACATCAAAAACTAAGGATGGTGATATAAACAGCAGTGGTCACCGATTAGATGGTGGTACTACAAAAGTAAgacatattttcatacatttatatCGGTATAATCATACAGCTCCTTTTAGCAAGAACCTATTAAACGAAGTAAGTCGCCCGAGGCCGGCAGTTCTAAAAGTAACGCCGCACCCACTGTCAACGTAaactcctcttctatggatAATTCCAAACTATctaaaaaagtcaaaataacAAGAAACGTCAAGGATTACATACCAGTTGTTCTGGAAAAAGGTCATGCCGCCGAAAAGCTAGAGCGCGCTGCAccttataattttttccttactGCTATTACGGATTCAAAACTCACTCATCATGAGCCATTAACAATAACTTTACTAGGTTGTATTCAAAGTGTTTTAGCATCATTCtcaatctatatatataattatattttttcgtatattCAATATAGAAATCCTTGATGAGAGTCTTGGTGAAATTGAATCATCCgtgcaaattaattttatggTGGATATTGGCTGGTTACTGGGACACTATTATTTCGCTGgtataatgtaaataaatcattttttttactaattaagaaaaaagtgtTTAGTTGATAGTTTTGATAATTAGCACTATATGACCAAATATTTTACAGGGGCACTCCGTTACTTGTTCTTTATGGCGATGAAACACCGGAGTTagcaaatatttctaaaacacATCCGGAAGTCACGGCAGTTAAAGTTAACATGCCTACAGCATTCGCTACATCTCACGCCAAAGTAATGCTTCTAGGCTATACGGATGGAAGTATGCGTGTGGTAATTTCGACGGCAAATTTATATGAAGACGATTGGCACAATCGCACGCAAGGCCTTTGGATAAGTCCGAAACTACCTCCATTACCTGCCGATGTGGACACCACAGCCGGAGAAAGCCCCACAAACTTCCGACAGGACTTTATGTTGTATTTGgtagaatataaaatatcaaaattgcaGCCTTGGATAGCACGAATACGCAAAACGGATTTCAGTTCGATAAAGTGAGTCgatagcaaaaaaataatgcttttgttcttgtaattattttacttttttctgttAAGTGTTTTTTTCATCGGTTCCGCGCCTGGTGGTTTTCGCGAGGGTCCGCGTGGTTACCCTTGGGGACATCCACGTGTCGCAGAATTGCTTAAAAAGCATTGTACTACTGTCGATGCGAGAACGCCCGTAATATGTCAAAGCTCTAGCATTGGTTCTCTTGGTCCAAACATACAATCATGGGTACAACATGACTTTCTTAACAGTCTGCGAAAACATTCCGGAGCACAAGGGCTTACACATTTCCCACCTTTCAAAATGATATACCCTAGCTTCGCCAACGTTAACAGCAGTCATGATGGGTTGCTTGGTGGTGGATGTTTACCATATGGCGCAAATACTAACGATAAACAGTCTTGGCTACGTGGGCATCTATTCCAATGGAGTTCGAAACAACGTTTCCGTTCGCAAGCTATGCCGCACATTAAATCTTATACACGCATGAAATTGGAGGACCAGTCAATCTACTGGTTTATGTTAACCTCGGCAAATTTATCGAAAGCAGCATGGGGAGCcttcaacaaaaatgttaacataGCATCGTCTTTAAGAATTTTGAACTTTGAAGCTGGCGTGCTCTTCTTACCGAGATTCGTGGTATGTATCTAAGATTTAGTAATTATGTATGTCGTAGActcattaagtttttttttcagactgGAGAGGAGACGTTTCCATTAGGACATGTGCGTGATGGTATACCGCCATTCCCGCTACCTTATGACGTGCCCTTAACACCGTATGCACCGGACGATAAAC contains:
- the LOC126758469 gene encoding mitochondrial amidoxime-reducing component 1-like codes for the protein MSNPATGVSSKLLLSIGIGVGVTAVSGASYLYYKYWKENAIPEQWQRVGTLEMLEFFPIKSCAPLKFPEGTELECEVLGLRYEGCRDRALMLVDKDDVMITARGYPKMVLINSRLVTPTKLEINAPGMETLELDFKKLIEEAPGRDIHTAVFGAKLDAMLCGEKYDKWFSQFILGQESGLKLVYHPYQEPLKPIDKDLAKEPHIKKSDTGAFADATSYMMMNLSSVDDLNKRLPRPIKPIQFRGGFYLKMDKNEPYAEDSYDWVKVGSEAVFRKVAPCRRCILPNINPETGERDPENNPLKTLKTYRCFENNPSPVLGIHLGLRKAGKIKRGDVIYVGVQK
- the LOC126758470 gene encoding vesicle-associated membrane protein 7, whose protein sequence is MPILYSVISRGSTVLAKYAECVGNFAEVTEQIISKIAMENHKLTYSHGEYLIHYICENRIIYMCITDNEFDRTRAFLFLADIKQKFIHTYGLQVATAIAYAMNTEFSKVLAEQMTHFSQSREVDMISRVHGQIDELKDIMVKNIDSLRDRGERLELLVNKTENLSNNSVAFRKASRNLARQMFWKKVRIYVVVVLIIIFVIYVIISMFCGGLAWQSCVAN
- the LOC126757974 gene encoding probable tyrosyl-DNA phosphodiesterase, with amino-acid sequence MTTKLKKCPYGEQCYRKNPIHFGEFSHPHLDEIYAKGLDPETKKYVIPDELFMTAELIETQLKLLEKLFPKAGPSSTASSKTTSKTKDGDINSSGHRLDGGTTKQEPIKRSKSPEAGSSKSNAAPTVNVNSSSMDNSKLSKKVKITRNVKDYIPVVLEKGHAAEKLERAAPYNFFLTAITDSKLTHHEPLTITLLEILDESLGEIESSVQINFMVDIGWLLGHYYFAGIMGTPLLVLYGDETPELANISKTHPEVTAVKVNMPTAFATSHAKVMLLGYTDGSMRVVISTANLYEDDWHNRTQGLWISPKLPPLPADVDTTAGESPTNFRQDFMLYLVEYKISKLQPWIARIRKTDFSSINVFFIGSAPGGFREGPRGYPWGHPRVAELLKKHCTTVDARTPVICQSSSIGSLGPNIQSWVQHDFLNSLRKHSGAQGLTHFPPFKMIYPSFANVNSSHDGLLGGGCLPYGANTNDKQSWLRGHLFQWSSKQRFRSQAMPHIKSYTRMKLEDQSIYWFMLTSANLSKAAWGAFNKNVNIASSLRILNFEAGVLFLPRFVTGEETFPLGHVRDGIPPFPLPYDVPLTPYAPDDKPFLMDYLR